From the Lemur catta isolate mLemCat1 chromosome 1, mLemCat1.pri, whole genome shotgun sequence genome, the window aatacactCAAATTTTTTAAAGGTGGACAATGGAGTCTATTTCTAGAATTGCTACATCAACTAGCTTGACTAATTTTTGTAGCCAATAAATCAAGAAGTTAGACAGGAAAAAGTACAATCTAAATGTTTGGTGTTTTTTGTATTCAGTACCCACAGAGAAAGCCTTTATAAAAAGAGTGTAGGAACTTCAGTAGGCTAATTTCCTGTTCTTAACATTTCCACCCATATAGAGGGTACCCCAAAAATCTTAAGAACAGTTTTGCAATTTAATAAGCTCAGGAGTTTAAATGTAGCCAACTTGCAAAAAACATACATCATTTGGAGGTTTACCTGGTTAAATTTCATTACACTTCTtcagttttgagattttttgataatacattttttttaataatttttttagagacagggtctttgctctttcacccaggctggagggcacgggtgcaatcatagctcactgtaaccttgaattcctgggttcaaacaatTCTCTCCactcagcctctggagcagcgaggactacaggcatgcgttaccatgcccagctattttttttttttttttttttttggtagagatgagtgtctcactttgttgcccaggctagtttgaactcctggcctcaagcaatcctcccacctagccctcccaaagtgctgggattacaggaatgagccaccctgcctggccctaataaaacatttttaagttttgttgttgttaagtacCTGTGTCTGAAAATGGCAAACAGTAAGTGCTTTTAAGTTATTTGAACTTAAAGCTTCATTAAGACTTTTGGAATACCCTGTATGATTCCCAAGTCTGAGACCCAGTCCTAGCTCATTTCACTTGATGACTGACATTTAAACTCTGAGATGGATTAAACTGTTTTCTTCAAAAGCaagttctcttcttttcttgctatgtcctcagaGCAAACCTGATGGATTTCACACATCACTGGGATGTGATTAGTTTTGTGAAAAGTATTATACAAAGACACACAGTTCTTAAATTCTCAGCCTCTCAGTGGTACTGAAAATGACTTAGGGCAGTACTGTGATCGTGAACACcaaaatgatcatattttaacaaatttcCACAGATGTATCCAGTTAAAAAAACCTGTCTTGACCCCAGgtgttttctctcctccttcatcagtgttatttggttttttatctgagacttcttttgtttttataagagtCTCATATATTTTCTGGgctctgataatttctttctgtgcaTCAAAATGGACTTTTTGCCTGGTCAGGATGGggacaattaaattaaaatcattaattCGCTTGTTtagttttctgatgttttcttgaAACTGCTTACAAACTTGGTCCCACtgtttctgttccattggtgtcATTGGATTCCCAAGTTTTTTCCTGGACACTAAAATTGCCTCTCGGAGTTGCTCAATAGtatcctttatttccttttgcaTGAGGATCCATTCTGGCTGGTAGCCATTATCTATCAATATTCTGTTCAGGTTGTGAGTCATAGGATCAATGTAGGAACAGCCAGAAAACTTTTTTAGAGGTTTTCCTTTCCCACTGAGATTGTCAAAGTCTCCTTTTGCCATTGACTCTTGAATGAGGTCCTCCACTAAACGCTCTATAGCTTGAgttatcttttgttctttgctcTGTCTTACATCTTTAACAGTTACACTATCAGCGAAATAATGGCTGTGTAGTTTCTGTTTTTGATATTCCATCACTTGCTCAGTTGCACGGTCTGCCCTAAATTGCCTATATTGCTTCTCTCGTTGACTTGGAGTACCAAAACCAATACCTTCAAAACTTAAATAATGCCGGTGTTGAGgtgttttatatttgaatttttcttcttcatcttctgcTTCTTCAACTTTATTCTGTGTGGCATTTGTTTGTTCTATCACGTGGGAAAGCACCTTTCTATAAGCTTCTTCGATCCTTATAAATGTTGTAGAATCAGCGGTGTTAGAGCCACTATCTGGATGGTATTGCTTGGCAAGCTTACGAAAAGATTCCCTGACGTCGTCTGCAGAGCATCCTTCATCCAGACTCAGCAGTCTATAATATTCTCTGATATTCTTTTTGGATTTATGGGTTGACATCATTCTATTTCTAATGACACCGAGATATGGAAGCATTTTCATTCGATTGGGAATCACTGAAGCATTTATCAGATGAGATCTTAAGATTTGAGGCATCATCATGTACATTGTGTTCATTATTGTACCCAGAGTTCTTCCTAGCAAAGATctataaaacaacaaataaaggTTGAACAAAGTTGTGTTATCagttaatttctaaatttcagcAATAAGGAAGATGACAGGGTATCTTTCTACAAGTACAAGAGGCCGTACTTTCTAATACTGCCGTCAAAATTCTTGTAGCTGTATTTCACTGATGTTAGCAAAGAAATGTAAGTTGATGAAGCTTAGCATTAACATATTGTGATATGATCTGGATTCTACTAACCACAGAATTTTACAGGTGGAAAGTTCTTAGAGATCATCTAATCCAATCTTCTCATTTTACAAGAAAACATGGGTCCAGAAGGTTAAGCAACTTAACTAAGTCACATAACAAGGTGCAAGCAaaatggttagggttggggcacAATGATAAGGACTTTTCTTTGTCTGTATCCCCAGCAGATTATAAATTTCCTCAGCATCACTTCAATTGCTGTATCGTAGTTTTCACCTTCTCAAGGAGTCTTCTCCTAAGAAGACTTAAGCACATGAAACAGCGAATATTACAAAGTATATGCCCAGGCTGATACTGGGTTGAACAGAATCAAGTGTCCAAAAGACTTTAAGTAGCCAGGCACTGGtgagctcacacctgtaatcccagcactttgggagaccaaggtgggaggatcgcttgagcccaggagttgaggttgcagtgagctatgatgacccactgcactctagccctggcaacagaacgagaccctgtctcgaaataaataaataacaagaaaagaaggaagaagaaagactTTAATCTCCATACCTCGTCGGGAAGGAGCTATTTGCTAGGTGCTAGGAAAACCAAGATGAATGGTGAGCCCTTCCATTCATCTAGGAGAGGAAAAACACGTGTCCACAGACAATGGCAGTGAAATACTGGAAGTGGGATTTTTATATGTAAACCCTAAAACGGAGCTCCTGGGACCCCTGGCCCTTTTCCGGATAATTGGGGTCAAAGGCTTTTAGAATCGGCTGGGATGGTGGTAGTTAGACCAGCGGCGGCCCTGCGAAGGGAGGTCAGTCCCACCCTGGCACACGCCCCGCCCCCTACTCACCCAAACAGACGCGGCGAAGGTGACCGCGGGCGCCCGCCCCCATGCTGCGCGCCTGCGCCGTGAGCGCGCGCCGCCCTTCGCTGCCCCGCGTCTCCGCCGAGGCTGGCGCCCGGTGTCCCCGCCGGACTAGACCATCCGCAGCTTTACGCTGAGGGGAACCCGGAGGGTGCGGAGCGCAGAATCGTACCTGACTGGGTCAGGCGGCCTGCCTCACCAGGGCAACTGAGAATCTCTCTTGGAACGAACTTTACCCAGGAGGCCATAGGCAAGACAGCTCGGAGGCTCGGTCCCGCCCGGGGCGACCAGCtccgcctccctccccccaccccgctccCGCGCCCGCCCCGTGCGGAGGTGGTTCGGCCGAGTGGGATTGTGGGAGTGGAGTCCGCGACGAGCTGCGCTGTGCGCCTGCGCCTCCGGGGAGGGGCGCAGGGCGTGGGGCTTGgaagaaaaaggttaaaaagaaagaaaaggcagaggtTTGGGAATTTTCAGACTCGGGTTGAAAGTCCTGTTTCTTCCGCTTGCTGTGGACCTTAGGCAAGATACttgtctgtgtctgtctgtgaAATGAGGGTACCAGGAAATAGTAAACTTGTATTTAGCACATaatatttgccaggcactgtgctaagtactttatgtgtattttaatctttacaatagtCCTGTAAGTGttgttattgtccccattttacatcTGATGAGATAATTGCATCAAAgtcattgggttttttttttttttgtgtgtgtgtgtatgtgagaatTGGACAATGTATAAAAACCACTtggcacagtgcccggcacattatgcaatatttttttgttatgaCTGTGTCTcctaaaaggaaacagaaataggTATTAACCTTTTTAAGCTTCTGAGTTATAAACAATATAATCGTTTATTGCCTTCTATGTGGTGCACAAAAAAAGGTACAGTATAAATTCTGATTCAGAGGGCTTTAGTTATAAGCAGgcaattaacataaaataactcCTGTGCGAAAGAAAATAGGGTTTCTATAAATGTTAACTCTTCTAGTCAACATCTTAaacagcataaaagaaaaaacagtttaaaaataacaaaacacttGTGTAGCGCTTGGCATTTTACAAAGCATTCACAAATCTCATTTTGATGTCTGCATCttactaataaatatattttagtcttGTAGTTAAGTGGCTTGGTTAGGTTGGCAAATAGTGAATCAAGGGTTAGAACTCTTAAATCTCCTTCTTTTTTCAAAGTCTCAATTTTATAGTATGATATTGTGTACATGTAGAAGGAGAATTGAAGTTGGCTGAGTTATCCCTAAGGAACACTTTCAACTACAAAGTATAAACTAGCTAACACTGACTTGGATTATTTTTCTCGTGTACGGGAAATGTGGAGGTGAGCAGTTGCTGGTATTGGTTCAGCTGCCAAGAGTTGAGACATTTGCTTTACCATTCTTTGCCTTTCTCCATATAtgtccttttattttgaaaaacttaaaaGTTGATTGCATATATGTCCCTTTACCCCAAAAAActttagtatttatttcttcaaaacaaGGACATTATCTTACATCGCCTCAGTACTGTTATCAAATTCAGCAAGTTTAACAATATTATCTAATCTACAGTGTTCCAGTTTCACTAA encodes:
- the DNAJC28 gene encoding dnaJ homolog subfamily C member 28; this translates as MNTMYMMMPQILRSHLINASVIPNRMKMLPYLGVIRNRMMSTHKSKKNIREYYRLLSLDEGCSADDVRESFRKLAKQYHPDSGSNTADSTTFIRIEEAYRKVLSHVIEQTNATQNKVEEAEDEEEKFKYKTPQHRHYLSFEGIGFGTPSQREKQYRQFRADRATEQVMEYQKQKLHSHYFADSVTVKDVRQSKEQKITQAIERLVEDLIQESMAKGDFDNLSGKGKPLKKFSGCSYIDPMTHNLNRILIDNGYQPEWILMQKEIKDTIEQLREAILVSRKKLGNPMTPMEQKQWDQVCKQFQENIRKLNKRINDFNLIVPILTRQKVHFDAQKEIIRAQKIYETLIKTKEVSDKKPNNTDEGGEKTPGVKTGFFNWIHLWKFVKI